aaaaaaaaagatactgcCCAGTAGTGCATTTTAgtttggagaagagaaggcagaGGAAGGCTTTCACAGACATTTCTTAAACTATGATGTGGTGGTGGATGAGTTGAGAGCAAAACTATCATGCATGAAATCCTACAACACAAAATGTAATGGGTGTCCAATGCCACCAGTAAGAAACTGGATTTAACAGGGATCAAAGAATATAATCTACCAGTGAGACTGTACTGTACAGACTGCTTTAAGGTGAGGTCCTAGACACAAAgagctggtaaaaaaaaaaaagagttggatAAACTCATGGGCAACATGTCAACCAGTGGCCACTTAAAAGGCCAAGGCAGACTTCTGCCCTCAATATTCCTAAGGCTACACTTCAGTGATCTTGGATTGCAGGAAGTGGTAGGCTCATGTGCTCTCCCTCACTAGTTTTTCTTATTGATACTCTCTGAAACCAAATAATGGGCTGCACAGTCTTCTGGCTGGTCCCAGCAGGGCATTTCCTATATATTAATGCATATTTGCTGGAAATACAATTTGCTGGAGACAGTATAAGAGGTTCAACTGGCTTACTGATTAATGAAGAACAGCATTAAAATTCCATGTTTAAAATTCAGATCTAGCTTTGACTTAGCAGCCTTAAATTAACTGcctatatatgtgtgtgtaaataaaaaaacttaaattaaaaatccttcATTTTTGCATGTCCTTCCATCAAGGACATGTGAGAGTATTTAAAACCACAAAGTTATTTACTGATTTCCATACATTTCTACTTGTTAAGTACTTAAAATTCTAAatccattattttctttattctgtttgTATGGAGGCAGAAATGCTAATGAATCACAGCTATGcagccaaattaaaaaatagtgaCATCAGAACACTATCTACAGTAGCTGCTTTCACAAAACTGTCTGAAAGGTTTGGGCAAACTTGCATGGAATCTCTAAGTAAGGACTGTGGAGGGATTTCAGAGTTCCCTCCCCCAAATATGTGAGAGTGAGATGAGGTTTTGTGGCTCTTGTGCCAAACACCCAGAAGCatcctggcaggagcagaacaCAGGCAGTGCACACCCAGCTGCCACCGTGGGGAGATGTGAGAAGCAAGGTAGTCAAGTGctaacaaacaaaacccaaaatcctgTGTCCCACATGAATAATCCCACAACCCTGTAGGTAGATCCAGTCTGTACCTCACATCCATGGACTGAACCTCATCTGTTGAATCCTCCATGCTGTTAGATTTCCCATCAACAGCTTCCAGCTGAATAAGTCCTGAAACTGACTTCAGTCCATTAGCAACTACATCTTGGGAAGGGATTACAGAAGCAGCATTTtctaaacttttatttttcaggcagGTAGCCAATCCATTGATCTCTGTAAAAGAAAGTTAGAATTATGACAGTAGAAACTTTGTTGTTTAAATAGTTTTAAGTTACAGATTGAGTAGAAAGGAAGACTGACAATGCAGTAGACTCAGTTTAATACATGACTCATCATACTGTACTGTCATTCCTCTATTCCACTCCAAAACTGCTCTTTATGCTACATCTTCTAAATTTGAGGAAACAGGAAGAGAATGTTCTGTCTTTTATGTCATGTAGTAAAAACCTTAGCCTGGAGAAGTAAACAAAATATAGATAATGTcagacatattttatttaataatccTTTAAAAgcatatgggtttttttttatgaagTGAAATTAAATGCTAGATTTAGAGTCATACTATAAAAAGCTTGGTTGTGTGCAAAAATTTTCCACCTACAAAATTTGAAGGTAGGTTGCAGCaatcaaaccaaaaaccaaaactggcAGATTAGAACTTTTCATTTACAAAAAATGCTGCATCAGGTACTAAAATGGAGGAGAAACtttattctgcttttgcttAAGTGGCAAAGTAAAGCTGTCTCTAACATTTGTCACTGATGCAAATGCAGCTGTTCTTTCTGAGATGAAAGCAAAGAACTTATAATAATACACAGTGCTCTGCCTCAGatcaaaaaaatctgaagagatTCAATTGTAAAAATAGGTCAGAAAAATATGGCAATTTTTACCTGGCTGGTTGAGAACAAGGGCCTTTGGTTGCTTTTCCACATTCAAAGTTGATGGGATCTCCAGTTTTGGCTCTTCCTTCTGAAATCAAATAATGACTCGGCTGTATTAGAGGGAGGCCTGTAACCTTCATGGAACTGATTGGACTCAAAACTTGTAAGACTGCCCAGGGCCACAGCGTGACAAAGACCATCAACAGCAAGacaggacttttttttccctttttagtTAGgcatagcattttttttttaattaaaaaagaaaacattctctgAAAGTAACTGAACAGTTTCTTTAGTAGATTAGTGTGGTAACCACatatcctctgaacagagagagacaaagTTCTCCCatgattttcctgggaagctgtgagaaagctcagagaaagaattaaaacaattatctCAATCTCTGCACCTGGCAGGCAATCTCTGTTTGTCAAAGATGTTTACAAGAAGGAGTTGTCCCTTCTCGATCAATAGGTGAGAGAAAATTCCTAAAGGCCAACCAGGTCTTAGGCCCACCATTGTTTCTATAAGAACTGTGAATTTCTAACATTAAAGTGCTTTTTGATGCCCTCTAATGATGGAGTCTCTGTACCACCTTTGTCTGTCCCCAATACCCCTTTGGTGATAGATTAGAAATGAAAACCTGATTGGCACTCCTTAGCTGGACACAACTGCCTTCTTTTCATTCCCACATTCCTGACAGGGGTAACAAAGAGAGCTCAGTAACTAAAACACTGCCTGGTAccaagcaggaagacacatcaaCAGCAGCAAACATTACAGCTCCAACAGGCAGGAATGAGCTGTTGCCCCTTGCTAGGTAGTGAGGAGGACAATTATCCTACCTGCAAAGGCTGCATAAAAGCTGTGTCTCTGGAGCAGTGGCTGTGACACAGCAACAGTTATTCTCAGTTTGAAATTTGGGTCTAGAGTGTACCTAAGTACACTTACTAACACAGAACTACCCTAGAATTTGATTTCCACATatgataataaaagaaaatctgcaACCACATACTTTATTTCATATCTTTATTTGTTTCATACCTTTATTTCTGGGGTTTCACTCTTCCTTGTTCTCTTCATAATTTCATCTATTCtctataaatcaaaataaatttcaggaTGAGATGGCAGACAGAATATGTAACACaagagaaatggggaaaaaagacaaCCTTTTCTTTACTGTCAGGACATCCTCTCTGCCTGTCTTGGAAAAGGGAgaacaaatgtgaaaaataaagaaaattaaatagagAAAACATCTTGCAGCTGGCTTTAACCTATCAGATCTTAAAGAGCATGACTTTCTCAGCTGGTGCACTTTAGAAACAAGTATTTTAATACCAGGTGTTTGCAGCTATGAGTTATGCTCAGTTCTGGAACAAGACATTTGTTTAAAACCAACAGTAGTTTTTTAATCTAGTTGCTTTTCCAACTATTTCTTAACAGTGCCTTTAAAAATAGTTAGCCTTTTTGGAATAGAAGAACAAAATACCTGAAGTTATTCTTGCTAGAAATGTGTAAGGCATTATCCtaaaatacttttgttttccttctttcttcattaaaaaggaaatgttaTTTGAGATGTAAAACACTTTGGTTTGATATTCTAATCTGCAACTGTAACATGCCTCCAGTTCAGTGGTGAACAGTTTAAAACATATTGGAATAACATGTATGGATAGATGACTGTTTGTAACCAGACAGGGGTTCTGCAGCTGTTCTCTTTCTGCCACACAGCTGTAAACAAAGCTAATTTATGCAGCTTCAGCCATTTCTGTGTGCAGCAGTGGCCAGACAATCCTGTTCCTCTGCATAATGCAACCAGAGACAGCCAGGTGGGGGAAAAGCTGTTTGTTAATCACAAACTTTCTCAATTAATGACACAGAGCTTTTGTTGAGCAAGTTTTAAACAAAGTCACTCATGTTTCTCAGTAGTTAGTGATGTCCTGGGTTGGACAGCAATTGACATTTGCCTTGGCATGCCATTCCTTGTTTGTCTCAGGCATTTAACTTTCAGGTAGAGGCTGGCTCTATGTTGCTCAGTGCCTAGGAGAAAGTCATCTGCCTCAGGCAATTCCACTTTGTTACAAATTTTTATGTCCATGTTCCCCTAACAGGCAAGTAACAAATACTACGTTTGCCATAACCATTCACCTCTAACCCCTCCAGATTATTGTTATTAGATACTACTAGGTGCTTCCTGGGTTATGTATTTAAacaagaaatgaaataattatccTGAGATGCAAATCCTCACCTTCTTCCGCTCCAGCCTTTCTTGCTCAATTTGCTGCATGATTTGTTCCCTTTCAAGACGGAGCTGTTCAGCTGCCTCACGGGCTTTGATTTCTGCTTCCCTCTAATTAAAATGCGTAAAATATGTTAGGGCCATTATTTATTTCAGGCAGACTACTAAATATTAAGAAGAACTTTTTTACATGTATAAAAATGGCACATTTCTGTTTGAGATCATACCTGTTTCTCAAGTTTGGCTTGGAgctctttttcttgcttttcctttagCATTTGTTCTTCCTCAGCTCTTCTCCTGGCttcctcttctgccttttttctggCTGCCTCTTCTTCacgttttctttcctcctccttcttgcGAGCTGCTTCTTCCAGACGAagtctttcttcttctgcctttcttttctgttcttctctttcAAGCCTGCAAAAAATGTAACAGAAGGTTTAAAAGGCTTCATCTCGTTTAGCATGAATCCTTTTGAATGTACATCAGTAACTGGTAACACATGCATCAGCACatattttcatgaaagatgCCAGCATACAGCAAAGACATTGAGCACATGCTCAGAATTCAGGTTGCTATCAAGGTTTTACTCCAATCTTACTTTAAATGCCTAAAGTATTTCATAGAAGTTATAATTtccattgaaaaaaaaccatgtGTGATCAAAGAAAACATTCCTGTTCTAATTTCAATTAGAGTGTCAGTAATAAAATCAAGTTTCAAGAACAAAGACAACCCTTCTTCCCCTATACTTGGTACCCAGAATGTTGGTATCTATAAACAAGCAAGTACTTTTATCCTTTGCTTCATCTGAAGATAAACAGATGGGATGAGTAGCAGCAAATTCCACAAAACACAGTGGAATACTGGAATGAGTCGGTCTAAATATCACCTGTGTTGTTCCCTGGCCCACTGAGGGACATCATGCTCCTTAAGGATTGTTTTGTAAGTGATCATTCTTATCATCCTATCAGGGCCAAAATGGCAGAAGCTGGTTCATTCCACTCCAACCCAAATCAAGGGTTTAGAGAAACTGAAAGAGTTAAAAGTTTAACTAAATTTAGTTAGGGGGATAGAAACAATTAAGAGTATAGCACAAAGAGTAGAAATAATAAGGGAGAGTTAATTATTAGGAGATAAAGTAGTTAAGGCTAGAGTATGCATCAGATATATCACCTGCCTATCTTTACTATGTTTAAAGAAGCAGAATGGGATGCAGATTTAATTGTGAAAAAGAAGAGGACTATAGCCTGCACCTGGGCCCCAAAACCTGAGCTATAGCCAAGGGGTCCAAAACCTGCCAACAAGGAAAAGTAAAAGGTCACTTCGACCTCAGAAGACCACGACCTATTTCAAAACCCACCGACCCATTTGAAGCAAAAGACTGCACAAGCATGAAGGAACCTTGGACTCagttataaatacattttaatatgaAAGGCAGTGGGGAGGTTAGGTAATGGATATGTATTAGGCATTTTGGGAATTATATGAATATGTAAGACTTTTTAGATAAATAGAGAGCTGGAGCCTGTGATTATTTGGGAATCTCCCACATCTCTGGGAGATGACTCCCCATGTCTGGCACTGTCAATAAACATACCCATTTCTAACTTTAACTAGCTGGAGAGTTCTATTCCACGCTTCAATCCTGCCCACCGTGTCTGTAGTAAGAAAACCCAAAGCTGGCTTTTCTAGACAAGCAGAATGAGTGATTTACTATTAGAGTGTTGAAGGAAGTGCATGGTTTGCTGACACTTGCAGACAGCATCCCATGTGGAGAACCACCAAAAAGCCTGTTCCCAGAACAGAGCCACAACTTCACTGCTCAGACAGCAACCTTCATCCTGCCCACACTCAGCCCTCAATGCCTGCAGCAGAGTTGGGTAGGAAGAGGAGCTTCAGGTTAATTATGAATGATTCAAGCTGTGCCATTTAATGCATATCCCGCTGCTGCAAGACCATTTCTGCTACGTGATCTAGCTCATTTAAAGCcacctaaaatatttttttacagtgtAAAATACTTCAGGCATGTCCATGCTGAAGTTACTGCACACTGCAGTCCACTTCAGCATGGACGTGCCTGAAGTATTTGGAAAAGTAATAATTTATTCAGGGTTCTTGAAGAGgccaaattattattttttaacttcacTAATCATGGAGACTGTAAAAGACACTAGTGAAATGAGTCTGAAATTAACAAATACATATAAACTCCTGCTTGATTCCAAAACTACCACAGTTTCAAGCATCTTCAGTGATACAGATTAAATTACTAGCTTATAAGTTTCACAAAGCAACACAAACCTTTCTCgttcttctctttcctgtttctccctttcctcttgTTCTTTTTGCAGGCGGGCCTGTCGTCTTTTCTCAGCTAGAATTTTTGCAGCTTCTTCTGCATCGCTTGTTCCTGCTGTGATCTTCCCTAGGAGAAGACAACCAAGGATGGAAAGTCAGGCAGGGAACAAAGAGAGTGCCTAGCAATTCCAGGTTCATACAGAGGCTGAAATGGGCCTGGTTCAGAGTGGTGAGACAcctttttaaaagcatatttcagcattttcagcagaaagaaGATGGAATAGATAAGGGCATCCCTGGATGTCAGCATTTTCACATCTTCATTAACAATTGGTACATTTGGCTTTTGGTACCTTAGTGAAAACTGTGTATTCACAGGTTCCAGTATGTATCTTTACATATTCTCATAAGCCTGTGACTGAGTAGCCTCATGAAAAGAACAGCTCATCATCATTTAAAACTCTCAGGGACCATCATATCTTGCACTAACCTCTTTCAGCAAGGCTCACCTTCACTGTTCTCAGCCTTTCCAGCAGAAGGCACGTGCTTCTCAGGAGCCACCTGGCCCACGTCATCAGTGCGTGCTCCTGGGGACTTCAGGTGActgacattttctttctccttgtcTGCTTTCTTTTTAGGTGTTTCCTGGCTGCTGTTGGAAGTGGCACGATGCTTCACAGGAGAAGCTGGATATTGTTTGGTGTTTTTAGGAGACTGAGGATAAGTCTTTGCAACTGTCCTgatgagggaaaacaaaaatcaaacaagGCCAGATGTTACACAGCTTGGAACCAAACTCCATCTTCACATTTCTCATTCCTTCTTGTCTCTGGCTACAGAGGAGTATCAGCTGTTTTGCACAATACTGAAAAGAACCACCTGGATGCAATCAGAACTTAAAATGCATGAAACTGACACAAAAGTGCACATGATTACAGAAAATGCTCATTAAAATAAACCAGTAACACTGTCTAAGGTCTAGGCGAGAGATAGGAAATCGTGGACTACCTAAACCAATAATTTTAGTAATTGCCATTTCAAAAGAATTCTGTCAACTTTACTGTTTGTACAGTCCTTCTCACCATGTAAACCAAAGCTATGGCTGCTCTCTGTCTGTAGAAATCATAATGAGCTACAGTGTGCTGCTTTCATCTGAACACCACCTTGCCAACTATGGTCTTTTTCTAATCGTATCTGATTTTCCAAAAAAGCACCAAATACCAGTAATATACAAAGGTAAGGCTGGGTACTACTGAATGAGACAGAACTGATCAAACCATTATATTGTCAGCAAAACTGAGTTAGTGCTTTTTTTCAGCACCAACACAACAGAGTCCAGACTCCAaactcagcccctgcagctttTCAGAGGCTGCACTTATCGTGATGGCGATGCACGGCAGCAATGCACCCCATTGCTTATCTGGCTGTTGCACACTTCAGGGGAAGTGATAACCTGAAGTCAGTTCTGGGAAAGTGGAAGGGTAAAGATACCTGATATTCACTGAAAATAGGTGCACATAGAGAGAAGAGATTACCAGGAAACATAAAACTACACACGAACGCCATTCATTATTTATGTAACACCAGTAAGTAGCACTTGTAACATTAAGAAAGACTGGGATGTGTGACTAAGTagtataaaaataaagagattaCAATCTTAAAATAATGATTTATGTGAGTCTCATTAGAATAAATTATCTTACATTAAAGTGAACATTACACATGTATTTCTAACCATCTTCCTGGATATGCAATTATGATATAAATGTATTATCCCTTATCACTTTTTCATCTACACTATATAGAGTTTCATATACCATAATATGCTTTCTGAACTATACACTCATTCTGGCAGGCCACAAGCATGAAACACAtgaacagcagctgaaaatcaATGGACTGGAGTGGCAAGTTTTGTATAGATCTAACTAGTATTGTGTGGTCAGAGAGTATTATAACTAGAACAGCATTTGCATTACAGAGCACACAATAAAAACAAGACATCTTTCAACTCCTCCCCAAACTCATGAATTCTATAGAAAAAAGGGTTCTTTTCTACCATATTAGACTGCTTTTGAAAGAGGTTGAGACATTAGACTACAAGGAGCTCACTCAGAGGTGCCTGGTTTGTGGGCAGGAAAACACTGCAGAGTATTGCACCATCCCTACTTTCTTAATCCCACTGAAGAGCCACCACAGAGTCCAAAAGCCCTCAGGAGTCCAAAAGCTGCAGGAACAGTAGCACCCAACTAAATTTGAAGTTCAACTCAGGCCCCCCCTGCCTGCAggcccaggagctccctgtcaGCTCAGTCCTTGGCTGAGCTCAGCTGTAGCTAAGCCTGTTCTTCTTGGCTTCCTAACCTGCTGATCCTGACATGATGTCCTGGCTTGTCCTTGGACTTGCCTCAGTAAGGCCTTTGTTGGCTGTCACTGGGCTCTTGGTTGACCCTGGTCACTTCTTTTGCCTGCCATGGCATAGGGTGCTGTGGGCaaggtccctgtccttgtctgtcctgctgccacccaTGACTCCTGCTGTTCCATGACAGAAGCAGGCTTTGGAAGATGTAAACAGGCAAGCCTGATTCCACTTCTTGAAAAAAACAGCAATGGGAGAAGCCAATGAGTTTGGTTGTGTTGACCCAATCTGGTTTTAGCATTGTCTTTAGATTCCTCTTTACGTTATAGATGCATTTCCAGGTCCTTCTAACAGCAAAGGCAGATTTCAAGGCCCCACCTACAAGTGTGTATCTCACATGTGCCTCATCACTGCAGTCATTTCCAACTgcatttcataaaaatataattggtcaatagaaaacatttttctcatgttttctgcagcacagagggtgCTTCTTGCTAATTAGACACTTCTTCAAAGCAGAGTCCCTTTTTGCTGTCTTTGGTTCACATTTCCAACTTTACCGCACGTTCCTTGCAATGCTTTTGATTTGACTGTTGTGACAGAAGGAGCAAAACAGGCTAATAACTAAGGCTGAGTCATTCTCAGTGTTAGCACAGAAGTAATTGTTCTCTAATAAAGACATGACAATCAAAGAGGTTGGTAGGAAGGAGTCTAGTCATGAGAGCCACATATCTTGCACTGCATAGGCATTAGAGCAGACTGGTTGTACAACTCAGCTGGTGGATTAGAAACATGTGCTGAATGTATTATTTAGCTACTGCATCTTTGAACTTTTAGAcctacagtattttttttagtCAAAGTGCTACAGGCTCTTAGACCAGAACAACAAGAAAATAGTAGAGCTTCATATAAAGTAGctaaaagtgagaaaaacagAAGACTGATTACTGCAAGGATGAGAATAATGCAGTGTGTGAAGTACAAAGCTGAGAAAGTCCATCAGgaataagaatatttttcagaatttttacaTAATTTACTGGATGTCAGTAGAAAGTATTAAATTAACATTGtattttaattgtatttaaaaCATACTCTCAAGTTAGCATCTTTAACATTCCTTGACACAGGCAGAATTGTTACTGGAAAAAACATTCCTTCTAAATAGCATTTGAGTTATGCTATTTTACCCCAAAAATAGCCAAACTTGATTGAAACGGCAGAAAAATggaattattaagaaaaaaaatttagagtCACTTGTATAGGAGTCTGTTTAGGTTGAAACCATGGTAAGAAAGTGGGAAACACAGAATTAGGCTTGATAAGGATTAGAGAATTAAGATGACAAATCACTGAAGTCCAAGAAGTGGTAGCATGTCAGTTGTCCAACACGTCACTCATTCTCAGTAACTGGATTTTTCAGGGGAATACAGAAGCACCTTCCTCTCTCCAAGAAGACATTAGTTTTCTCACCTAACTGCTCTGAGCTGAtatcagggcagcagcacaaaagaAGCTGTCCCCTGTATGCTCTGCTAGAATATCTATCACGTGTGAGGATCCACTGATTCTTAATTACCATGGCTCCTATTTAATTACAAAAGAGATAGTCCATTGTGCAGAACAATGTCTCAGGAAGAGCATATGAGGGGTTCTGAGCTTACTtttgcaaagcacagaaaataaagcacacGTAGCACACAAATCAGAGGTCACAACCAGCTGTGGCCATAAAGAGCAGGGCAGAGAACAGCAAGCTCTCCTGAAAAGCCAGCTGTGTGGCAGGTCACTGGTTACTGCTGCTCATGAGGCTGACTGGAAATCAGAAATCTTCAGCAATGCCAGAGCtgcattatttttctcctttctccccaTTAAATCAACAAAAACTCTGCTGAAACCACACCACAGACCTGCATGTTCTCAAGCCTACTTTCTGACATTGCTCTGATCACAAGCTATTTCTGGGTTCTGATATTTTTGCTCTATCTGTGACACTTTCTCAAAAGCAGTTTTCTTTCACTCTTAGTTTTGATCTTTTGTAACCAAAGACAGATTAATTTCTCTTCTACATTTcttgaaagagagaaaactcaGCATAGGTCTGTAGAATAGTTTTTTGAATAGCTGCATTATTACAGATGTTTCAAAAGGTGAACTGGCCTGTTATCTAGCTAACTGCtgaaaaatccctcaaaatacTCTTGAACAAACATTCTACCCATTGTTTTTATCTTTCCAAGTCAACACAAAAACGAAGAGTAGCAAATGCAgcacatataaaataaaaacaggtcACTGCAGAACATAGAAGCTACTTCTGTGGGGAATTCACCACATGCAGAAACCTTTCCAAtaacttatttttaaacattttacaaGTTTGAgaggcactttttttttgtactatACTATGTTCATATTCCATTAGTATTCTGCAATTTGACTGAGCATGCACATTTGTGACATCAAAAATGTTTCCCCCAGGCTTCAGGGAGCTGTCACCCAACAAAAACACCAGGTAAGGGGTTTAATTAGAAACCACGAGCAAAGGACAATGACCTTTGCCTGGATCTGGAAAGGAAACATGAACCACCACCCATCAGCAGCCCCACTCATCAGTcacctttcccttccccctttctccttttctcatgAGGTTATGCTTTGGCAAAAGAAGGTGACACAGAGGCTTGTCAGAGCTTTTGATTTTATTCACTGGCTTACACTATGGCTCATCTGAAGACACTTAAAACTAAATCCTACTTCCTTGATTCAGTCAGGTGCCATTGATTTATTTAGGAACTATTTACCCAAAGACATGTGAAGGACACAGGCTTTATTGCCTTCCTGATCTATAAGAAAGCACACTTATCTATTCTCTGAGGGATACTCCAAGAATAAACTGATTAATGTACAGATCTTCAAAGAtaaagcacaaaacaaaaaattacccAAACCCCTCATCCTGTTATTATTGATCCTGTGAGAGATCTGAAGAAAATGAGAACTTTGTGCCATCAATATCCAAtagcaattgaaaaaaattaaagacaatTTCTCAATTGTTCAAACAACCTAATCCATTAACTTTCATCTTATCCacattaaaattcaaaataatagttttggatttctttctgtGACATTTCTTGACATATTTACTTTTCCAAACAACATCGTGTTTTGATTCCTTCCCCGCTTATAATTGTTGTTCagcatattttgattttttccccttttctcctttttatatCTGTATCTGTTCACTTGTCTCAGATGTTATGTTTTTGGGCTGACCTTTTTTGCTTTCTCAGTAAAATTTGCCCATCCAAAACATTAGGattttatttatgtaattaCTGCAACTCTCTTCTTCCATTAATCACTGGGTCTCTTTAGGCTGAGGTTTTACTGTCTTGTTTGATCCTGTTTCAGTTACTTTATCATGATTAAAAGagctttttatttaataaataatgaaataacaTATTTAGAAGACAAGTTACTGCCACTCAGATACCAAGATGACAACTGTGAAAAACTGGTAAGTAGAACAATGCCAAGATTCAACAATTCAAGAAAACTTGAATGCCAAGTCACAGATTcttaagaaaagaaatgcatACAGCTAATTCTCATGTAAATCACTGGCCATACTTGATTCTTTCCTCAACAGCTTTAGAGGTTTAAGGTGCTATGCTGGATTACTAACTACTAATGCTGTACAACATGTATTCTTATTTCTTCCAGGGTATTTTTTCAGTCATACAGAGTGCTAGAAGGAGAAAGATTAAACATGTAAAAGATTGTTAGGTTTGCAAGGAGAATGAGTATTTGTATACATATTTAGTCAGACTAAAATTATACTTGAATGTCAGATAATGATCTTGCTGATCAGTGGATTTAAATACAGGCAGTAAGGCTTTTGGAACCTTCCTTTAGATTGTATAATCTTCTCTCCTCAATGAAAATTAACAGTGGAATTTGAGTTGTATGAAAAAATACATGTATTATCACTATTATCATCTATATATAATTATACAATATGGCCATTAGGGCACTTCTTTATTTTAGAATTATGAGGGGAAGTTTTAAAAGTGCTGAAGCAGAACTCTATTTCTGCAATCAGTAATAAACATGGATTTAAACTCTATTTACTGTATCTCTCATAAGGTCAAGAAGGGTGTTTTAATTGGGCCATGTTAAGATTAAATGCTTGGTAATACATTCCTAGACATGGTCAGAATCAGATTCCcttgagaaagagaaggagggggaaaaaaagggatcaCTACTGTGGCTCACAGTCACAGAGAAACACACCAGTAGGCTTCTTAGTTCCTCCATGCAGcatctgtttcttcttcttctaaaaACAGTATTCCTTATAGGCATGAAAACATTTTACTGTACAAAGGTCACTGTAATTTGcacctctgggaaaaaaaatctcaataatTTCCTAATCTTTTATGGAAATTAGTTCTTCAAATTAAGACTGGGCATACCTTTTTCATGAAGCACT
The nucleotide sequence above comes from Molothrus aeneus isolate 106 chromosome 2, BPBGC_Maene_1.0, whole genome shotgun sequence. Encoded proteins:
- the MAP7D2 gene encoding MAP7 domain-containing protein 2 isoform X3 — translated: MMRRSLERSQQLEQKQKRWSWGGALAAGSGGRDGESENTPPPVLGLAANTLPPDPVTSTAPADSFNACDKLSASTMNLPKQMESPISKRLSSSTAAITHSPDRVFHICPRVAPASPLKSPYKPSPTRSTDRKKATSPSTANAMKGAPAAEVTQTEKIKKEKRPATPGSSSGMGSPLRRSDSPAAMSRRSASPATPKTVAKTYPQSPKNTKQYPASPVKHRATSNSSQETPKKKADKEKENVSHLKSPGARTDDVGQVAPEKHVPSAGKAENSEGKITAGTSDAEEAAKILAEKRRQARLQKEQEEREKQEREERERLEREEQKRKAEEERLRLEEAARKKEEERKREEEAARKKAEEEARRRAEEEQMLKEKQEKELQAKLEKQREAEIKAREAAEQLRLEREQIMQQIEQERLERKKRIDEIMKRTRKSETPEIKKEEPKLEIPSTLNVEKQPKALVLNQPEINGLATCLKNKSLENAASVIPSQDVVANGLKSVSGLIQLEAVDGKSNSMEDSTDEVQSMDVSPVSKEELISIPEYSPMNELMPGVSLDQNGTSNAKALEDLLDFTGQATYSKMSSDTLSLDDCNKNLIEGFNSPGQENTLNSIC